From the Methanomicrobiales archaeon genome, the window CGAGCACTTCTTTCGGGACCGCGGCCGAGGATGCGGTGAGCAGCCCCTCCCCCAGGGTGGCGGCCTGGAAGTAGTTCGGGATCAGTCCTTCCCAGGGCGTGGGCGGCAGCGCCGCGAGGTCCGCCTCTCTCAGGGTTCCATCCGGGCGGCAAACGCAGTAGGCGGTGGCGTAGGCGCCGGCATTGGGATACTGTGCCCGCAGGCGGAGGATCGTGTGCAGGAACTCTGGCAGCCACCGATCGTCGGCGTCCAGGAATGCGACCAGATCGGCCCGTGCTTCGGCTATTCCCCGATTCCGCGCATGCGCTGCTCCCATGTTCTT encodes:
- a CDS encoding glycosyltransferase family A protein, with the protein product MVVTRLAGLEGPMLVEPWRKVSAIDGTEYVPKVSVVMPLFDKARHVGAAVRSVLSQTETDFELIVVDDGSTDGSAAVVRQFGDPRIRLVTQKNMGAAHARNRGIAEARADLVAFLDADDRWLPEFLHTILRLRAQYPNAGAYATAYCVCRPDGTLREADLAALPPTPWEGLIPNYFQAATLGEGLLTASSAAVPKEVL